DNA from Dietzia lutea:
GCGTAGAAGGCCTCGCGGTCGGGGTCGGTCATGGGGCCGTGCAGCCACTCGAAGACGTCCTCGAACCCGATGTACAGGCAGGCGGCCACCCACATCTGCAGCTTGGGATCGAGCGCGCTGTACTTCACGCGGCTCTCCGGCGTCGAGTGCACGCGACGGTGGATGCGCGTCACCTCGTCGCGGTAGACGCGCTTGTCCTCGTCGGTGCCCAGCGTCGCCACCGCCAGGTACTGGAACGTGGTGCGCGCCCGCTTGAAAGGTCGCTTGTAGACGTTGCCGGCGTCCACGCGGCTCTCCCGCACGCCCCAGCCGACCTCGGGCCATGACAGCTGCATGATGACGTTGGCCACGCCGCTCGCGGCGCCGAGCGAGTCGACCGCGTCGGTGACGGCGGGCGGGGACGAACGCACCACGGCGGGCGCGGGATTGCGGTGTAGCTCGGTGATCACTACGGCTTCCTCACTCGGCAGTCGGATGGGGCGCGTCGCTGCTCAGACGCCCACGGTGCCGTGCTCGGCGCGCAGCGTGCCCTTGACGACCTTGCCGCTGGCGTTGCGCGGCAGCTCGTCGACGTGGACCAGGTGCTTGGGCAGCTTGAACCCGGCGAGCTTGTCGCGCAGCCACTCGGTCAGCTCCTCGAGCGTGAGGTCGGCGACGCCCTCCTCCTCGTGCTGGGCGACGACCGCGACCGGGACCTCGCCCCACTTGTCGTCCCGGCGGCCGATGACGGCGACCTCGCGCACCCGCGGGTGCCCGGCGATGACGTTCTCCACCTCGGCGCAGTAGATGTTCTCGCCGCCGGAGATGATCATGTCCTTCTTGCGGTCGACGACGTAGACGAATCCCTCCTCGTCCATGCGGACCAGGTCGCCGGAGTGGAACCAGCCGCCCTCGAACGCCTCGGCCGTCTCCTTGGGCTTGTTCCAGTACCCAGCCATCATGGTGGGGCCGCGGTAGACGATCTCGCCGACCTCGCCCGGTCCGACCGGATCGCCGAACCCGTCGATGACCCGCGCCTGGATGGTGGGGATCACCTTGCCGACGGAACCGAGCTTGCGGATCGCGTCGTCACCGTCGAGCGCGCAGGTGATGGGGCTCATCTCGGTCTGGCCGAACACCGCGCAGTTGAGCGCGTCCGGGAAGGTCTCCGCCATGGCCCGCAGGATGGTGTCCGTGGACGGGGCGGCACCCCAGGAGATGTTGCGCAGCACCAGGTCACGCGGCCGGGCCTGCTGCTCGGCGCAGACGGCCTGCCACTGCACGGGCACGAGGAAGATGCTGGTGATCTTCTCCGCCTCGAGTGTGTCGAGCAGGGCCGCCGGATCGAACGCCTGGAGCGGGTGGACCACCGTCACGCCGCCGAGCTGGAGGCTCGGGGCGATGGAGCCGAGGGCGGCGATGTGGAACATCGGCGCCGCGCACAGGGCGCGCCCCTCCTCGTCGAACAGGCGGAACACCCGGATGCAGGTCAGCGACTGCGCGGTGAGGTTCTGGTACGACAGCATGGCGCCCTTCGGGCGGCCGGTCGTGCCCGAGGTGTACATGATGAGGGCGGTCGAGTCCTCGGGAACGTCGACCGGCTCGTGCGGCGCGCCCTCCTCGGCGATCGCGTCGGCGAAGGTCGTCTGCTCCTCGACACCGCTCTCGCCGCCGATGACGATGTGGGCGCCCGGCTCCTCACCCTGTGCCCGGATGGCGCCGACGAGCGGCGCGAGCATCGCG
Protein-coding regions in this window:
- the fadD5 gene encoding fatty-acid--CoA ligase FadD5; translated protein: MTTATDPIAELHAARRNNWNTWVATHAEMKPDAEALRYLGQTTTWAELRDRSNRFADALARRGVGKGDRVMLITLNNPEFIEAVLGINKLGAIAVPVNFRLTPGELAYLVSDCTPKVVITDAMLAPLVGAIRAQGEEPGAHIVIGGESGVEEQTTFADAIAEEGAPHEPVDVPEDSTALIMYTSGTTGRPKGAMLSYQNLTAQSLTCIRVFRLFDEEGRALCAAPMFHIAALGSIAPSLQLGGVTVVHPLQAFDPAALLDTLEAEKITSIFLVPVQWQAVCAEQQARPRDLVLRNISWGAAPSTDTILRAMAETFPDALNCAVFGQTEMSPITCALDGDDAIRKLGSVGKVIPTIQARVIDGFGDPVGPGEVGEIVYRGPTMMAGYWNKPKETAEAFEGGWFHSGDLVRMDEEGFVYVVDRKKDMIISGGENIYCAEVENVIAGHPRVREVAVIGRRDDKWGEVPVAVVAQHEEEGVADLTLEELTEWLRDKLAGFKLPKHLVHVDELPRNASGKVVKGTLRAEHGTVGV